In the genome of Triticum urartu cultivar G1812 chromosome 5, Tu2.1, whole genome shotgun sequence, one region contains:
- the LOC125555933 gene encoding uncharacterized protein LOC125555933 — MCPLRVILIFLSATVAGFFLLRGLNADPDCFQDGDDGSESPRAAVPLHSKVPN; from the coding sequence ATGTGCCCGCTGAGGGTGATACTCATCTTCCTCTCCGCCACCGTCGCCGGATTCTTCCTCCTCCGGGGCCTCAACGCCGACCCCGACTGTTTCCAAGACGGCGACGACGGCTCGGAATCTCCCAGGGCCGCCGTTCCCCTCCATTCCAAGGTACCCAACTAA